The Nitriliruptor alkaliphilus DSM 45188 genome includes a region encoding these proteins:
- a CDS encoding cyclase family protein, translating into MQVRRLIDLSHPVDAGTTVYPGDPEVRLSDAATIADDGFNVLHVHMGSQSGTHVDAPYHFLAEGARIDELDLGHFVASAVVADLRGLGARTAITWESLQPVADRLRPNVMVLLHTGWDEHWGRETYFDHPYLAADAAERLVARGVRTVGIDALSIDRTVLEGEHPTGFATHHVLLGAGGVIVENLTNLAALGQADVLVSVLPIRLTGADGAPVRAVAMEFDVGDH; encoded by the coding sequence ATGCAGGTCCGGCGGCTGATCGATCTGTCGCACCCCGTGGATGCCGGCACGACCGTCTACCCCGGGGACCCGGAGGTGCGCCTCTCCGACGCAGCGACCATCGCCGACGACGGCTTCAACGTGCTGCACGTGCACATGGGCTCGCAGAGCGGCACGCACGTCGACGCGCCCTACCACTTCCTCGCCGAGGGTGCCCGGATCGACGAGCTGGATCTCGGCCACTTCGTCGCGTCCGCGGTCGTCGCGGACCTGCGCGGTCTCGGGGCGCGGACTGCCATCACCTGGGAGAGCCTGCAGCCGGTAGCCGACCGCTTGCGGCCGAACGTGATGGTGCTGTTGCACACGGGCTGGGACGAGCACTGGGGCCGTGAGACCTACTTCGATCACCCCTACCTGGCCGCGGACGCGGCGGAGCGGCTGGTCGCACGCGGCGTCCGCACCGTGGGCATCGACGCGCTGAGCATCGACCGAACGGTGCTGGAAGGTGAGCACCCGACGGGCTTCGCCACCCACCACGTCCTTCTCGGCGCCGGAGGCGTCATCGTCGAGAACCTCACCAACCTGGCCGCTCTCGGGCAGGCCGACGTGCTCGTGAGCGTGCTTCCGATCCGGCTCACCGGTGCCGACGGGGCGCCGGTGCGTGCCGTGGCCATGGAGTTCGACGTGGGCGACCATTGA
- a CDS encoding YybH family protein: MSTIDEVLAAAATLVEAFARGDLEAYFACFEPGASFVFHTADRPLLSTEAYREEWARWVREDGLQILRARSSGQHVQDLGDVAVFLHDVETVTSTSAGEETLLERETIVFRRQQAGSWKAVHEHLSPAEA; the protein is encoded by the coding sequence GTGTCCACCATCGATGAGGTTCTCGCGGCCGCAGCCACCCTGGTCGAAGCGTTCGCTCGGGGCGATCTCGAGGCGTACTTCGCGTGCTTCGAACCGGGGGCGAGCTTCGTGTTCCACACTGCCGACCGGCCGCTGCTCTCGACGGAGGCCTACCGGGAGGAGTGGGCGCGGTGGGTGCGGGAGGACGGGTTGCAGATCCTGCGCGCACGTTCGAGCGGACAGCACGTGCAGGACCTCGGCGACGTGGCTGTGTTCCTGCACGACGTGGAGACCGTGACGTCCACCAGCGCCGGTGAGGAGACCCTCCTCGAGCGCGAGACCATCGTCTTCCGCCGACAGCAGGCTGGGTCGTGGAAGGCTGTGCACGAGCACCTCTCCCCGGCGGAAGCATGA